Below is a window of Halomicrobium mukohataei DSM 12286 DNA.
ACGAGCGGCCAGCGCCCGAGGAGATGTTCGCACACGTCTACGCCGAGATGCCACAGCGGCTGCGAGACCAACTCGACTACCTCGAAGCGCTGCGCGAGCGCCACGGCGACGAGGTGTTGCTGGAATGAGCACCGACACGCAGGACCTGACCCTCGTCCAGTCGGTCCGGGACGGACTCTACGGCGAGATGGACCGCGACGAGGACGTGCTCGTGCTGGGCGAGGACGTGGGCGAGAACGGCGGCGTCTTCCGGGCCACACAGGGCCTGATCGAGGAGTTCCCCGACCGCGTGATCGACACGCCGCTGGCCGAGGCCGGCATCGTCGGCACCGCCATCGGAATGGCCGCCCACGGCCTGCGCCCGGTCCCGGAGATGCAGTTCTCCGGGTTCATGTACCCGGCCTTCGACCAGTTGGTGTCTCACGCCGCGCGACTGCGAACTCGCAGCCGCGGGCGCTTCACCTGTCCGATGGTCGTCCGCGCGCCCTACGGCGGCGGCATCCGCGCGCCCGAGCACCACTCCGAGTCGAAGGAGGCCTTCTACGCTCACGAACCCGGCCTGAAGGTCGTCGTCCCCTCGACACCCGCCGACGCCAAGGGGCTGCTCGCGGCGTCGATCCGCGATCCCGACCCCGTCGTCTTCCTCGAACCGAAGCTGATCTACCGGGCCTTCCGCGAGCCCGTCGACGCCGAGTCCTACACCGTCCCGCTTGGCGAGGCCGCCGTCCGCCGAGAAGGGTCGGACGTGACCGTCGTGACCTGGGGCGCGATGACGCGCCCGACCGTCGAGGCGGCCGAGGAACTCGCGCCGGAGATCGACGCCGAGGTGATCGATCTGCGGACCCTCTCGCCGATGGACACGGACACCGTCGTCGAGAGCTTCAAGCGGACCGGTCGGGCCGTCGTCGTCCACGAGGCCCCCAAGACGGGCGGGCTGGCCGGCGAGGTGGTCGCGACGATCCAGGAGGAGGCGCTGCTCTACCAGGAGGCCCCCATCCAGCGCGTGACCGGCTTCGACACGCCGTTCCCGCTGTACGCCCTGGAGGACTACTACCTCCCCGAATCCGCCCGGATCAAAGACGGTATCACAGACGCCTGTGAGTTCTAATTCATGTTCGAGTTCGAACTCCCCGACCTCGGGGAAGGCGTCGCCGAGGGGGAGATCCTCGCGTGGCACGTCGAGCCGGGCGACCGCGTCGAAGAGGATCAGGTACTCGCGGAGGTAGAGACCGACAAGGCCGCCGTCGACGTGCCCTCGCCGGTCGCTGGCGTCGTCCGCGAACTGCACTACGAGCCCGGCGATATGGTCGAGACCGGTGCCGTCGTCGTGTCGATCGCGACGGACGAGGCCGACGACGAGACAGACGACGAGACAGACGAGGAAGCGGCGACGACGGCTGTCACCGACGAGTCGGCGGACAGCGAGCCGTCGGCCACGGGCGGCCGCGTGTTCGCGCCGCCGAACGTCCGTCGGCTCGCCCGCGAACTGGGCGTCGAGATCACTGCCGTCGACGGCAGCGGTCCGAGCGGCCGGATCACCG
It encodes the following:
- a CDS encoding alpha-ketoacid dehydrogenase subunit beta, with amino-acid sequence MSTDTQDLTLVQSVRDGLYGEMDRDEDVLVLGEDVGENGGVFRATQGLIEEFPDRVIDTPLAEAGIVGTAIGMAAHGLRPVPEMQFSGFMYPAFDQLVSHAARLRTRSRGRFTCPMVVRAPYGGGIRAPEHHSESKEAFYAHEPGLKVVVPSTPADAKGLLAASIRDPDPVVFLEPKLIYRAFREPVDAESYTVPLGEAAVRREGSDVTVVTWGAMTRPTVEAAEELAPEIDAEVIDLRTLSPMDTDTVVESFKRTGRAVVVHEAPKTGGLAGEVVATIQEEALLYQEAPIQRVTGFDTPFPLYALEDYYLPESARIKDGITDACEF